Below is a window of Deltaproteobacteria bacterium DNA.
CAACATGCCGCGCATCGATCCGGAAACCGGGCATGGTCTGGTCACGGATGTCTGCCTCAAGCGCAAGATCCGCAATCACGTCGCCCTGGCCATGGAAGGAGCGGAAGGATTCAAAATTTATATTCAGGAAAAGGCAGTGCTGAACCGGACCAATGAGGAAGCCTATCTCGCCTACGACATGAAGCCCGAAGCTAAGAAACTGCCCAAAAAAGTCGAGGACGCCCTGAAAGTCACGGGCTGGATGTGCGCCAACTTCTTCGACATCCGAACTTTCGGCGCGGTTATGACCACTGAGGTCAACTGCGGGCAGGTCCGGGGGCCGGTGCAATTGGCCTTTGCCAAGAGCGTGGAGCCCATTATCCCCCAGGAAATCAGCATCACCCGCATGGCCGTGACCAACGAGAAGGATCTGGAAAAGGAACGCACCATGGGCCGCAAGCATATCGTGCCCTACGGGCTGTATGTGGCGCATGGCTTCGTGTCCGCGCCGCTGGCGGACAAGACCGGTTTTTCCGAGGACGATCTGAATCTGCTCTGGGATGCGCTGGCCAACATGTTCGAGCATGACCGCTCGGCCGCCCGTGGCCTCATGAGCAGCCGTAGGCTCATCGTCTTCAAGCATGAGAACAAACTCGGCAACGCTCCGGCGCACAAACTCTTCGATTTGGTGCAGGTCAAACGCGCCGACGGCTCCTCCGGCCCGGCCCGTTCCTTTGCCGACTACACGGTGACGGTCGCCCCGGCTCCGGCAGGCGTCGAGATCATCGAGAAACTGTAGCCAAGCCTCGTGGCGTCGCGCCGCCGCGACGCCACGGTGATGTCTCGAAATCGCTCAAGGACTCGCACGGATGTACACCGAAGACGATCTTCTCCCCATTTCCGCCTTGCAGCATCTGCTTTTTTGCCAGCGGCAATGCGCGCTCATTCATGTGGAGCGGATCTGGACCGAAAATCTGTTCACGGCCGAAGGCCGCATTCTGCACGAAAAGGTCGATAGTGGACCGGATTTCGTGAAGGATGGACGGCGCGTCGCCCGCAGCTTGCCGCTGCGCTCTCTGCGATTGGGACTTTCGGGCATCGCCGACGTGGTGGAATTTGGGCCGGACGGCGCGGCTTTCCCTGTCGAATACAAGCGCGGTCGCAGTAAATCCGAGGACTGGGACCGGGTTCAGCTCTGCGCCCAAGCCATGTGCCTGGAGGAAATGCTCGGAATGCGCATCGAGTCCGGGGCTCTTTTTTACGGCAAGACGCGGCGCAGGGCGCAGGTTGAATTCGATCAGGAATTGCGGACAAAAACCGAGGACGCGGCAGCCAGACTGCATCGTCTTATCGAGGCCGGCCAAACCCCGCCCGCGCGGTATGAGGCCAAGTGCGAATCGTGTTCGCTCCTGGCATTGTGTATGCCCCGGCTCGGCAAGGCCAAGTCCGTGGCCAGGTATCTTGCGGCCATGACGGAGGACGAATGAAAAAGCTTCTGAACACGCTCTACGTCACCTCCCAGGGCGCGTACCTGGCCAAGGATGGCGAGTGCGTGGCCGTGCGCATGGAAAAAGAAGTCAAACTACGCGTGCCCATCCATACCCTGGGCGGAGTGGTCTGCTTCGGACAGGTTTCGTGCAGTCCGTTCCTCATGGGTTTTGCCGCCGAACGCGGCGTGGGGCTCAGTTTCATGACCGAGCATGGCCGATTTCTGGCGCGGGTACAGGGGCCGGTGTCCGGCAACGTGCTATTGCGTCGTGAGCAGTTCCGCCGCGCCGATGATCTGGACACGAGCGCGGAAGTGGCGCGGAGCATCGTCACGGCCAAGATCGTGAACGGCCGTCGCGTGTTGCAGCGCGTGCTGCGCGACCACGCGGACAAGGTGGATGGCGCGGTTCTGGAAGCGGAAATCCGCCATCAGCAAGACTGCGTCGCCCGCCTGCAATCATCCATGCCCCTCAATGTGGTGCGCGGCATTGAGGGCGAGGCGGCCAATGGCTATTTCGGTGTTTTCGATCATCTGATTCTGTCGTCGGAGCCGGAATTCCGTTTTGCCGGCCGCAGCCGCAGACCGCCCCTGGATCGCGTTAATTGCTTGCTGTCCTTCATTTACACGCTTCTGGCTCATGATGTGCGCAGCGCCCTGGAAGGGGTGGGGTTGGATTCCGAGGTCGGATTTCTCCATCGGGATCGCCCCGGCCGGCATGGATTGGCCCTGGACCTGATGGAGGAGTTCCGCGCCTTTTTCGCCGACCGTCTGGCGCTGTCGCTGATCAATCTGGGGCAGATCAAAAAGAACGACTTCGAAATTCTGGAGAACGGAGCCGTCAAACTCACCGACGATGCCCGCAAGACGCTGCTGGTCACCTATCAAAAGCGCAAGCAGGATGAAATTCAGCATCCATATCTGGGCGAGAAGGCTCCACTGGGACTGGTCTTTCATCTTCAGGCCCTGCTCATGGCCCGGTGGCTGCGCGGTGATCTGGACGGCTATCCACCATTTGTTTGGAGGTGACCGATGTTGGTGCTTGTCAGCTATGATGTCAGTTTCGAGGACCCCGGCGGACAGCGGCGGCTGCGGCGCATCGCCAAGGCCTGCCGGGATTA
It encodes the following:
- the cas7c gene encoding type I-C CRISPR-associated protein Cas7/Csd2 gives rise to the protein MTAIANRYEFVLLFDVENGNPNGDPDAGNMPRIDPETGHGLVTDVCLKRKIRNHVALAMEGAEGFKIYIQEKAVLNRTNEEAYLAYDMKPEAKKLPKKVEDALKVTGWMCANFFDIRTFGAVMTTEVNCGQVRGPVQLAFAKSVEPIIPQEISITRMAVTNEKDLEKERTMGRKHIVPYGLYVAHGFVSAPLADKTGFSEDDLNLLWDALANMFEHDRSAARGLMSSRRLIVFKHENKLGNAPAHKLFDLVQVKRADGSSGPARSFADYTVTVAPAPAGVEIIEKL
- the cas4 gene encoding CRISPR-associated protein Cas4; translation: MYTEDDLLPISALQHLLFCQRQCALIHVERIWTENLFTAEGRILHEKVDSGPDFVKDGRRVARSLPLRSLRLGLSGIADVVEFGPDGAAFPVEYKRGRSKSEDWDRVQLCAQAMCLEEMLGMRIESGALFYGKTRRRAQVEFDQELRTKTEDAAARLHRLIEAGQTPPARYEAKCESCSLLALCMPRLGKAKSVARYLAAMTEDE
- the cas1c gene encoding type I-C CRISPR-associated endonuclease Cas1; this encodes MKKLLNTLYVTSQGAYLAKDGECVAVRMEKEVKLRVPIHTLGGVVCFGQVSCSPFLMGFAAERGVGLSFMTEHGRFLARVQGPVSGNVLLRREQFRRADDLDTSAEVARSIVTAKIVNGRRVLQRVLRDHADKVDGAVLEAEIRHQQDCVARLQSSMPLNVVRGIEGEAANGYFGVFDHLILSSEPEFRFAGRSRRPPLDRVNCLLSFIYTLLAHDVRSALEGVGLDSEVGFLHRDRPGRHGLALDLMEEFRAFFADRLALSLINLGQIKKNDFEILENGAVKLTDDARKTLLVTYQKRKQDEIQHPYLGEKAPLGLVFHLQALLMARWLRGDLDGYPPFVWR